A region from the uncultured Holophaga sp. genome encodes:
- a CDS encoding glycosyltransferase family A protein, with protein MGHHGVENGRPIAITIAVLTYNRRRLLEEALAAICQQTYRDFELLVLDNHSTDDTAAFVLGWPDPRVTYIRQPPGGTPSSNTLCAMRMARGHHLLITHDDDVMEPMFLERCMAHLEKHPDLLCLATNVSLIDEHGALLQERLYEVDEDICFGRGDYIRTYLEEKMWLPTPTQVWRRDALVRRAGATVFAEDMPYVPSGDIVELLIQNQKGPIGFLAEPLLRYRQHPGQESRNVDQGSPLFALAKELLRSLVTTRRCPELLSAVRGFVARFGAQELLVHGEAKEGVGAVLKEVRRLRSGWVRAVPAPKRAVDAVLPFEILLAELGLPPTLPRTGLLELCDRPAANAAQAAYRQWALLVGEGRSLFRPAHRGGRIAVVGSLLAAFLIILDARRAGLEVVACLDSSPARQGCSVLGVPVMPQEALRQLGGDLDAVILSSERAHEAALQQLLESHMEGRPLPVCSWKDLAMGDVWEDWVPRGQDSCFEEVVS; from the coding sequence ATGGGACATCACGGTGTCGAGAACGGAAGACCCATTGCCATCACCATTGCCGTACTGACCTACAACCGACGGCGGCTTCTCGAGGAGGCTCTGGCCGCCATCTGCCAGCAGACATACCGGGATTTCGAGCTCCTGGTCCTGGACAACCACAGCACAGATGACACCGCAGCCTTCGTGCTCGGTTGGCCGGATCCTCGGGTCACGTACATCCGGCAGCCACCCGGAGGAACGCCGAGCTCCAACACACTCTGTGCCATGCGGATGGCCCGGGGGCACCACCTTCTCATCACTCACGACGACGATGTCATGGAGCCGATGTTCCTTGAGCGTTGCATGGCCCACCTGGAGAAGCACCCCGATCTGCTCTGCCTGGCCACCAACGTGAGCCTTATCGATGAGCATGGCGCGCTCCTTCAGGAGCGGCTCTACGAGGTGGATGAGGACATCTGTTTCGGGCGTGGGGACTACATCCGCACCTACCTGGAGGAGAAGATGTGGCTGCCGACACCCACTCAGGTCTGGCGCCGCGACGCCTTGGTGCGAAGGGCGGGGGCGACCGTCTTCGCCGAGGACATGCCGTATGTGCCCAGCGGGGACATCGTGGAACTGCTCATCCAGAACCAGAAGGGCCCCATTGGCTTCCTGGCCGAACCTCTGCTCCGTTACCGCCAGCATCCAGGACAGGAATCACGGAATGTGGATCAAGGCTCACCCCTTTTCGCCCTTGCCAAAGAGCTCCTTCGCAGTCTGGTCACCACCCGGCGGTGCCCCGAGCTGCTCTCGGCGGTGCGGGGGTTTGTCGCCCGCTTCGGGGCTCAGGAACTCCTGGTGCATGGGGAGGCGAAGGAGGGTGTTGGGGCGGTGCTGAAGGAGGTCCGGAGGCTCCGCTCAGGCTGGGTCCGGGCGGTACCGGCCCCAAAGCGGGCAGTGGATGCGGTGCTTCCCTTCGAGATCCTCTTGGCGGAGCTGGGGCTCCCGCCGACCCTGCCCCGGACTGGGTTGTTGGAGCTCTGCGATAGGCCGGCAGCAAATGCCGCCCAGGCCGCTTACCGGCAGTGGGCCCTGCTTGTTGGCGAGGGGCGGAGCCTTTTCCGGCCTGCCCACCGGGGGGGGCGCATTGCGGTGGTGGGCAGCCTCCTGGCGGCCTTCCTCATCATCCTTGATGCCCGCAGGGCCGGACTTGAAGTGGTGGCCTGCCTGGACAGCAGCCCTGCCCGTCAGGGATGCTCGGTGCTGGGGGTCCCCGTCATGCCCCAGGAGGCACTCCGCCAGCTGGGAGGCGATCTGGATGCCGTCATCCTGAGCAGTGAGCGCGCCCATGAGGCAGCTCTCCAGCAGCTCTTGGAGTCCCATATGGAGGGTCGGCCCCTTCCGGTTTGCTCCTGGAAGGATCTGGCCATGGGGGATGTATGGGAGGATTGGGTCCCCCGGGGGCAGGACTCCTGTTTTGAGGAGGTGGTCTCTTGA
- a CDS encoding glycosyltransferase → MSQLLPPDQVPLPEGHTVLFYAPFYNRSGYGLAARSLAAAWARVGIRFRIMPVDLPEEGIDDFDMDWLRSLETTELTRPLAAVFFHVPSRIWLELELPPDCLRIMYTTFDSSAQGNLPPEDWVSVCSQMDQVWLQTEQEADVWAQAGIPRERIHVMSPPHAWVENPSLPPLPAHPHPGEDVVRFLCIGMYQPRRRWDSLIQAFLEEFAGEPRAELMLKVNFPSWHPVPGAPRREFLEMVSSLQQRIPSRARVVVDEELGTRLGICRVIDRCDFYVSTDTCLTAPIMESLVRGKRVILPSYGSGLPVHCFVLIPEDPAHTMPMTPEMLAYQPHHRGRPMPLLHVRDIREALRRAWEIPEEARLRPWPTWGDFMAGSSAPGRNPAFRQALAQAWASQGRDHPTRLCWEGAFFRYHSLAHVNRQLGRRLVTHAGLEVRLLATEGLEFDPRLEPGLASRVDAPLSGPVDVHVRHQWPPHFEPPPSGAWVVVQPWEFGGIPASWVPTFRDQVDEIWVPSAWVRDCYIQSGIPADQVHVVPNGVDPLVFSPEGPTLPLPGVKGFRFLFVGGTIHRKGIDILLRAYARAFRARDEVTLVIKGQAGGVYPGSDLAEALEVFRQDPGAPGIEYLDSSLDEAGIAALYRACQVLVLPYRGEGFGLPLAEAMASGLPVITTAKGPSSDFVPPDCAWLLPSETRPIPTVDGLRPAPCGFWLEEPLEEALVEALQEARRNPGTTALKGQLARSHAETSLGWERGSAKVLERLAQLRVSVPRRLQRRSGPPRELPRCLFLLTPDLSRADWARTLLAYAHAFQPGDPVVLGLQAPEPARERLGQDVLYLMSKAGHTTFADVMLVEDEGEISTWTREGGEIIDLDSPQAAPHPLYARLERSLALFRSTR, encoded by the coding sequence ATGTCCCAGCTTCTGCCTCCTGATCAGGTGCCCCTGCCCGAAGGACACACCGTCCTCTTCTACGCTCCCTTCTACAACCGCAGCGGCTATGGTCTGGCGGCCCGCTCCCTGGCGGCGGCCTGGGCCCGGGTGGGGATACGCTTCCGGATCATGCCTGTGGATTTGCCGGAGGAGGGCATCGATGACTTCGATATGGATTGGCTGCGGAGCCTGGAGACTACCGAGCTGACCCGCCCCCTGGCAGCGGTCTTCTTCCATGTCCCGAGCCGGATCTGGCTGGAGCTGGAGCTGCCCCCGGACTGCCTGCGGATCATGTACACCACTTTTGACAGCAGCGCCCAGGGTAACCTCCCCCCTGAGGACTGGGTCTCTGTGTGCAGCCAGATGGACCAAGTCTGGCTGCAGACCGAGCAGGAGGCGGATGTATGGGCGCAGGCGGGGATCCCACGGGAGCGGATCCACGTGATGAGTCCGCCCCACGCCTGGGTGGAAAACCCCTCCCTGCCCCCCTTGCCCGCCCACCCCCACCCCGGGGAGGACGTGGTGCGCTTCCTCTGTATTGGGATGTACCAGCCACGTCGCCGCTGGGATTCCCTGATCCAGGCCTTCCTGGAGGAGTTCGCCGGGGAGCCCCGGGCGGAGCTGATGCTCAAGGTCAACTTCCCTTCCTGGCACCCGGTACCCGGTGCCCCCCGCCGGGAGTTCCTGGAGATGGTCTCCTCGCTGCAGCAGCGGATTCCCTCCCGAGCCCGGGTGGTGGTGGACGAGGAGCTGGGTACCCGCCTGGGCATCTGCCGGGTCATCGACCGCTGCGACTTCTACGTCTCCACGGACACCTGTCTGACGGCTCCCATCATGGAGAGCCTGGTCCGGGGCAAGCGAGTGATCCTGCCCTCCTACGGCTCGGGGCTGCCGGTCCACTGCTTTGTGCTGATCCCCGAGGACCCCGCCCACACCATGCCCATGACCCCGGAGATGCTGGCCTACCAGCCCCACCACCGGGGGCGGCCCATGCCCCTGCTGCATGTGCGGGACATCCGGGAGGCCCTGCGCCGGGCATGGGAGATCCCCGAAGAGGCCCGCCTGCGTCCCTGGCCCACCTGGGGTGATTTCATGGCCGGGTCCTCGGCGCCGGGCCGGAACCCTGCCTTCCGGCAAGCTCTGGCTCAAGCCTGGGCCAGTCAGGGAAGGGACCATCCCACCCGGCTCTGCTGGGAGGGAGCCTTCTTCCGCTATCACAGCTTGGCCCATGTGAACCGCCAATTGGGCAGGAGGCTGGTGACCCATGCTGGACTGGAGGTCCGCCTGCTGGCCACGGAGGGCCTGGAGTTTGACCCCAGGCTGGAGCCGGGCCTGGCCTCCCGGGTGGACGCACCTCTGTCGGGACCGGTGGATGTGCATGTCCGCCACCAGTGGCCCCCCCACTTTGAGCCCCCCCCCTCGGGCGCCTGGGTGGTGGTCCAGCCCTGGGAGTTCGGGGGTATCCCCGCTTCCTGGGTGCCCACCTTCCGGGATCAGGTGGATGAGATCTGGGTCCCCTCCGCCTGGGTCCGGGACTGCTATATCCAGAGCGGTATCCCTGCCGATCAGGTCCACGTGGTCCCCAACGGTGTGGATCCCCTGGTGTTCAGCCCCGAGGGGCCGACCCTGCCCCTGCCGGGGGTCAAGGGCTTCCGCTTCCTCTTCGTGGGGGGGACCATACACCGCAAGGGCATCGACATCCTGCTGAGGGCCTATGCCCGGGCCTTCCGGGCCAGGGATGAGGTCACCCTGGTCATCAAGGGCCAGGCGGGTGGCGTCTACCCAGGTTCGGATCTCGCCGAGGCCTTGGAGGTCTTCCGACAGGACCCCGGGGCACCGGGCATCGAGTACTTGGACAGCTCCCTGGACGAGGCGGGGATCGCCGCCCTCTATCGCGCCTGCCAGGTGCTGGTGCTGCCCTACCGTGGCGAGGGCTTTGGGCTCCCCCTGGCGGAGGCCATGGCCTCTGGGCTGCCGGTGATCACCACCGCCAAGGGGCCCAGTTCGGACTTCGTACCCCCGGATTGCGCCTGGCTTCTGCCCAGCGAGACCCGCCCCATTCCGACCGTGGATGGCCTCCGTCCGGCCCCCTGTGGTTTCTGGCTGGAGGAGCCCCTTGAGGAGGCTCTGGTGGAGGCCCTCCAGGAGGCCCGCCGGAACCCCGGGACCACGGCCTTGAAGGGACAGCTGGCCCGGAGCCATGCGGAGACCAGCCTGGGCTGGGAGCGGGGCAGTGCCAAGGTCCTGGAGCGACTCGCCCAGCTCAGGGTCTCCGTCCCCCGGCGTCTCCAGCGACGGTCTGGGCCGCCCAGAGAACTCCCCCGCTGCCTCTTCCTTCTCACCCCGGATCTGAGCAGGGCGGACTGGGCCCGGACTCTTCTTGCCTATGCCCACGCCTTCCAGCCCGGCGACCCCGTGGTACTGGGACTCCAGGCGCCGGAGCCGGCTCGGGAGCGCCTGGGGCAGGATGTCCTCTACCTCATGTCCAAGGCGGGTCATACCACCTTCGCGGACGTGATGCTGGTGGAGGACGAGGGCGAGATCAGCACCTGGACCCGGGAGGGTGGCGAGATCATCGATCTCGATAGCCCCCAGGCCGCGCCCCATCCCCTGTACGCTCGCCTGGAACGCTCCCTGGCCCTCTTCCGCAGCACCCGTTGA
- a CDS encoding radical SAM protein, whose translation MSVLLVMPKGISRSSGYNVFPIGIAYVSAALKAAGLPVHTVNLDYHPSSTREALRELIRAHGVTLVCTSGLSRDFHKVQEVLEVVRELGPGVRSVLGGGIVTSDPATAMHALNPDFGVIGEGERTLCELVEGIASGRDLSSIPGLIYRQEDGQVITTAQRAEIPDIDSIPMPDYEGFAFGRYMEDTGRASAFVVGSRSCPYACTFCFHPSGRTYRQRSIGNLMAEIRHLAERYAPAHLSIHDELFSMDRGRVLEFCREMATLGMPWSPQLRVTDVDREMLQAMRASGCLTISYGLESADDRVLKSMRKQTTLAQIEHALQLTHEMDLDIQGGFIFGDTAETAETARVTLDWAAAHPEYGAELNMIQVFPGTPLYKRACQEGVITDPVQYLKDGCPLINVSSLAPMEFRALASQVYELNMRSKYMPDAVAVRDIQEDRRCTVDYVCRKCGRPHSDAADALLIQRVNCPHCMQRYYLDPFIAAEVDTALVEAALPAGEEVALWGAGDVAIKLLDHYPVFRKEGFLLVDASQSRQGLTLCGKAIHSTELIRSRGIGTVVVAAVNHLESILGTLREQFPEVHTALVPHVRPAGRGFIPELLKVSLVPEPALAPSVG comes from the coding sequence TTGAGCGTCCTTCTGGTTATGCCCAAGGGCATCTCGCGGTCCAGCGGGTACAACGTCTTCCCCATCGGCATTGCGTACGTCTCGGCAGCCCTCAAGGCCGCAGGACTTCCGGTACACACCGTCAACCTGGACTACCACCCTTCCAGCACCCGAGAAGCCCTGCGGGAGCTCATCCGGGCCCATGGGGTGACCCTGGTGTGCACCTCGGGCCTCAGCCGGGACTTCCACAAGGTTCAGGAGGTTCTCGAAGTGGTCCGTGAGCTGGGCCCCGGGGTCCGCTCGGTGCTGGGGGGGGGCATCGTCACCAGTGATCCGGCCACGGCCATGCACGCCCTGAACCCGGACTTCGGCGTCATCGGCGAGGGGGAGCGCACCCTCTGCGAGCTGGTGGAGGGGATCGCCTCCGGGCGGGACCTCAGCAGCATCCCGGGGCTCATCTACCGCCAGGAGGACGGACAGGTCATCACCACGGCCCAGCGGGCGGAGATCCCGGACATCGACAGCATCCCGATGCCGGACTACGAGGGCTTCGCCTTCGGGCGCTACATGGAGGACACAGGCCGGGCTTCAGCCTTTGTGGTGGGCAGCCGCTCCTGCCCCTACGCCTGCACCTTCTGCTTCCACCCCTCGGGACGGACCTACCGCCAGCGCTCCATCGGCAACCTCATGGCGGAAATCCGCCACCTGGCCGAGCGCTATGCCCCGGCGCACCTCAGCATCCATGACGAGCTCTTCAGCATGGACCGGGGGCGGGTGCTGGAGTTCTGCCGCGAGATGGCGACCCTGGGCATGCCCTGGTCCCCCCAGCTCCGGGTCACGGACGTGGACCGGGAGATGCTCCAGGCCATGCGGGCCTCCGGTTGCCTGACCATCAGTTACGGGCTGGAGAGTGCCGATGACCGGGTGCTCAAGAGCATGCGGAAGCAGACCACCCTCGCCCAGATCGAGCACGCCCTCCAGCTGACTCACGAGATGGACCTGGACATCCAGGGGGGCTTCATTTTCGGGGACACGGCAGAGACCGCCGAGACCGCCAGGGTCACCCTGGACTGGGCCGCCGCCCACCCGGAGTACGGGGCCGAGCTCAACATGATCCAGGTCTTCCCCGGCACACCCCTCTACAAGCGGGCCTGCCAGGAGGGGGTGATCACCGACCCGGTCCAGTACCTCAAGGACGGCTGTCCCCTCATCAATGTCTCCTCCCTGGCCCCCATGGAGTTCAGGGCCCTGGCCTCCCAGGTCTACGAGCTCAACATGCGCTCCAAGTACATGCCCGACGCGGTGGCCGTCCGGGATATCCAGGAGGACCGGCGCTGCACCGTCGATTACGTCTGCCGGAAGTGCGGACGCCCTCATTCCGATGCCGCTGACGCCCTTCTCATCCAGCGGGTGAACTGCCCCCACTGCATGCAGCGCTACTACCTGGACCCCTTCATCGCCGCTGAGGTGGACACCGCCCTGGTCGAGGCGGCCCTGCCCGCGGGAGAGGAGGTGGCCCTCTGGGGGGCCGGGGACGTGGCCATCAAGCTCCTGGACCACTACCCCGTCTTTCGGAAGGAGGGATTCCTGCTGGTGGACGCCTCCCAGTCCCGGCAGGGCCTGACCCTCTGCGGCAAGGCCATCCACTCCACTGAGCTCATCCGTTCCCGGGGGATCGGTACCGTTGTGGTGGCCGCCGTCAACCACCTGGAGAGCATCCTGGGGACCCTGCGCGAGCAGTTCCCCGAGGTCCACACGGCTCTGGTCCCCCATGTCCGCCCCGCAGGGAGGGGATTCATCCCCGAGCTCCTGAAAGTCTCCCTGGTGCCTGAGCCCGCCCTCGCCCCCTCTGTCGGTTAG
- a CDS encoding glycosyltransferase: MSAPLIAFDLRTLADPHSAARGIGQYALHHLEALARLNGERGRLRLVGVHGSAAPDAAWAARFAGLDLTWMPERVYLPGSFDLVHVPDPMGLQAGYASPLGFFSEPRVTALFHDLIPLTWYREQMGTGWPAYLARLELWKTSGAHFLCNSSFTARELGEALEVPSVRLRVVGAGLNRSGARASDLAGLRDRLGLGADFALFVGSPDAHKNFETVLKAVLRVQAERPLQLAVTGLLNARGEFLRRELEAAGLGGLVRFTGHLEDGELLALYGAASALLCLSRSEGFGFPVLEAMAAGCPVICSDGGALPEVVGDAALVVRVDDVQGAADALLRVSGDPELRRDLVTRGLERAAAFTWKRVAERTLAAWETCLQEPPAEVGTRCRARLNWASPLFDPSGYASEARAFLLALEEAGWCPAVKGTGRHSMAFMASLEPGLRELFLRQLDRPWGAEITVHCRPAPGLLRSGSGYQVGRTTFETDSLPEDWLARCSAMDELWVPSFFNVDTFRDAGVRVPILRMPQGVDTARFRPGLEPLLDRRGFAFLAVFEWSFRKGWDLLLGAWAEAFGPGDEVELLLRCHPPQQVEGDAGAWVEARIDDFLATLGRSRSDCAPIRVLGEQLAEAELPRLYASADVYVAPSRGEGWGRPLMEAMSSGLPVIATRWGGHLDFMDEETAWLLDLEGLELVDEREEQDAYLFQRWARPSQTHLVELLRRATAFPEEGRRLGRRAREAMVKEWDWDRIAPLLVKRLEEIRAGVPVADSAVPRLASPGPRVPSLRLTGEDLPLEPGEPIPVVWEGAILAAHSLAGVNRTLVQGLMEGGQVALSLVLPEEEAGGHSLERCDLGRPAKVHVRHQWPPSFVPPREGAWVMVQPWEFGGIPEDWVRPMREQVDEIWVPTEAVREGYVRSGIPETKVVVVPHGVDPVRFSPDGPSFPLRTRKPFRFLFLGGTIRRKGIDILLRAYVRAFRRTDGVCLVIKGFPGPIYPGSELDVELARMAEDPQAPEIEYLDEVLGEAEVAALYRSCQTFVLPYRGEGFGLPLAEAMASGLPLIVTAAGASRDFVPPEAAYLLPSMRLPMLSVDGMLPSAAGFWLEEPDEEALVSALRRAFEHPEEAAERGRAGRMHAVAALGWGPCIHRVEERLRGLAQRGCS; the protein is encoded by the coding sequence ATGTCGGCGCCCCTCATCGCCTTCGACCTCCGCACCCTTGCCGACCCCCACTCCGCCGCCCGGGGGATCGGGCAGTACGCCCTGCACCACCTGGAGGCCCTGGCCCGCCTGAACGGGGAGCGGGGCCGCCTCCGGCTGGTGGGTGTCCATGGCAGTGCTGCGCCGGATGCGGCCTGGGCGGCCCGCTTTGCGGGGCTGGACCTGACCTGGATGCCCGAGAGGGTGTACCTGCCCGGCAGCTTTGACCTGGTTCATGTGCCGGACCCCATGGGACTCCAGGCGGGCTATGCCTCTCCCCTCGGGTTCTTCTCGGAGCCGCGGGTCACGGCCCTCTTCCATGATCTCATTCCCCTCACCTGGTACCGGGAGCAGATGGGCACCGGCTGGCCAGCCTACTTGGCCCGTCTGGAGCTCTGGAAGACCTCCGGGGCCCATTTCCTCTGCAATTCAAGCTTCACTGCCCGGGAGCTGGGGGAGGCGCTGGAGGTCCCCTCGGTCCGTTTGCGGGTGGTGGGGGCGGGGCTCAACCGGAGCGGTGCCCGGGCTTCGGATCTGGCAGGTCTGCGGGATCGGCTGGGGCTCGGCGCGGACTTCGCCCTCTTCGTGGGTTCCCCGGACGCCCACAAGAACTTCGAGACGGTGCTGAAGGCGGTTCTGCGGGTGCAGGCGGAGCGCCCCCTCCAACTGGCGGTGACGGGGCTGCTCAATGCCCGCGGGGAGTTCCTGCGTCGGGAGCTGGAGGCGGCGGGGCTGGGCGGGCTCGTCCGCTTCACGGGCCACCTGGAGGATGGTGAGCTCCTGGCCCTCTACGGGGCTGCCTCAGCCCTCCTCTGTCTCTCCAGGAGCGAGGGCTTCGGCTTTCCGGTGCTGGAGGCCATGGCGGCGGGCTGCCCGGTCATCTGCTCGGACGGGGGCGCCCTCCCAGAGGTGGTCGGGGATGCCGCCCTCGTGGTCCGGGTGGACGATGTCCAGGGGGCGGCCGACGCCCTCCTGAGGGTGAGCGGGGATCCGGAGCTTCGCCGGGATCTCGTGACCAGAGGGCTGGAACGGGCGGCAGCCTTCACCTGGAAGCGGGTGGCGGAGCGAACCCTGGCGGCCTGGGAGACCTGCCTGCAGGAGCCGCCCGCTGAAGTGGGCACACGCTGCCGGGCAAGGTTGAACTGGGCCTCGCCCCTCTTCGATCCCAGCGGCTACGCCAGCGAGGCCCGGGCCTTCCTCCTGGCTCTGGAGGAAGCCGGATGGTGCCCTGCGGTGAAGGGCACGGGGCGCCACTCCATGGCCTTCATGGCGAGTCTGGAACCGGGCTTGCGGGAGCTCTTCCTGCGCCAGCTGGATCGTCCCTGGGGGGCGGAGATCACGGTCCACTGCCGTCCTGCCCCCGGGCTGCTGCGCTCGGGGAGCGGGTACCAGGTGGGACGGACCACCTTCGAGACCGACAGCCTCCCGGAGGACTGGCTGGCCCGCTGCAGCGCCATGGACGAGCTCTGGGTGCCCAGTTTCTTCAATGTGGACACCTTCCGGGATGCGGGGGTGCGGGTGCCCATTCTGCGGATGCCCCAGGGGGTGGATACGGCGCGCTTCAGGCCCGGTCTGGAGCCCCTCCTGGATCGCCGGGGCTTCGCCTTCCTGGCGGTCTTCGAGTGGAGCTTCCGCAAAGGCTGGGACCTCCTCCTGGGGGCCTGGGCGGAGGCCTTCGGGCCTGGCGATGAGGTTGAGCTGCTCCTGCGCTGCCACCCGCCCCAGCAGGTGGAGGGGGATGCCGGTGCATGGGTGGAGGCGCGCATCGATGACTTTCTGGCTACCCTGGGCCGCAGCCGGTCGGACTGCGCTCCCATCCGGGTCCTCGGGGAGCAGCTGGCCGAGGCGGAGCTGCCGCGCCTCTATGCTTCGGCCGATGTCTACGTGGCCCCTTCACGGGGGGAGGGCTGGGGTCGGCCCCTGATGGAGGCCATGAGCTCCGGACTTCCGGTCATCGCCACCCGCTGGGGGGGACACCTGGACTTCATGGATGAGGAGACAGCCTGGCTCCTGGACCTCGAGGGTCTGGAGCTAGTGGACGAGCGGGAGGAGCAGGACGCCTACCTCTTCCAGCGCTGGGCCCGGCCCAGCCAGACCCACTTGGTGGAACTCCTGCGGCGGGCCACCGCCTTCCCGGAAGAGGGAAGGAGGCTGGGACGCCGGGCCCGCGAGGCCATGGTGAAGGAATGGGACTGGGACCGCATCGCGCCCTTGCTGGTGAAACGCCTGGAGGAGATCCGGGCCGGGGTCCCAGTGGCGGATTCCGCAGTGCCGAGGCTCGCATCGCCCGGGCCCAGGGTGCCCAGCCTGCGTCTCACCGGCGAGGACCTGCCCCTGGAGCCCGGCGAGCCCATTCCCGTGGTCTGGGAGGGGGCGATCCTGGCGGCCCACAGTCTGGCCGGGGTGAACCGGACCCTGGTCCAGGGGCTCATGGAGGGGGGACAGGTGGCCCTCAGCCTGGTGCTGCCCGAGGAGGAGGCCGGGGGCCATTCCCTTGAGCGGTGCGATCTGGGACGTCCAGCGAAGGTGCATGTCCGTCACCAGTGGCCCCCGAGCTTCGTCCCCCCTCGGGAAGGGGCCTGGGTCATGGTTCAACCCTGGGAGTTCGGGGGGATCCCGGAGGATTGGGTGCGGCCCATGCGGGAGCAGGTGGACGAGATCTGGGTGCCCACGGAGGCGGTGCGCGAGGGCTATGTGCGGAGTGGCATCCCGGAGACCAAGGTGGTGGTGGTGCCTCACGGGGTGGATCCGGTGCGCTTCAGCCCCGATGGGCCCAGCTTCCCCCTGCGGACCCGCAAGCCCTTCCGCTTTCTCTTCCTGGGGGGCACCATCCGGCGCAAGGGCATCGACATCCTCCTGAGGGCCTATGTACGGGCCTTCCGCCGGACGGATGGGGTCTGCCTGGTGATCAAGGGCTTCCCTGGACCGATCTATCCCGGTTCGGAGCTGGATGTAGAGCTGGCCCGCATGGCCGAGGACCCTCAGGCGCCGGAGATCGAGTACCTGGACGAGGTGCTGGGGGAGGCGGAGGTGGCGGCCCTCTACCGGAGCTGCCAGACCTTCGTGCTGCCCTACCGGGGGGAGGGCTTCGGGCTGCCCCTCGCCGAGGCCATGGCCTCGGGCCTGCCGCTCATCGTGACGGCTGCTGGGGCCTCCCGGGACTTCGTGCCCCCGGAGGCGGCCTACCTGCTGCCGAGCATGCGGCTTCCCATGCTGAGTGTGGATGGCATGCTGCCCTCAGCAGCGGGTTTCTGGCTGGAGGAGCCCGATGAGGAGGCTCTGGTATCGGCTCTGCGTCGGGCCTTTGAGCACCCGGAGGAGGCCGCAGAGCGGGGGCGGGCCGGGCGGATGCACGCCGTTGCCGCCCTGGGATGGGGGCCCTGCATCCACCGGGTGGAGGAGCGGCTGAGAGGACTGGCTCAGCGCGGGTGTTCCTGA